The proteins below are encoded in one region of Lactuca sativa cultivar Salinas chromosome 3, Lsat_Salinas_v11, whole genome shotgun sequence:
- the LOC111906661 gene encoding LOW QUALITY PROTEIN: putative pentatricopeptide repeat-containing protein At1g12700, mitochondrial (The sequence of the model RefSeq protein was modified relative to this genomic sequence to represent the inferred CDS: substituted 1 base at 1 genomic stop codon), translating into MPGWTKAVILIIPEAIPVIYSRITKAFKIRSHYNKTLMLVIPPMNSNLCFIESNYLKPIVVVMSTPKNVASFIYSHLPNKFRGTFSSHSSPLSFKNPSSFLELATGICPSKTMLATFHLTSSPSHERVFNHPPSIFEKITNLDDAIQVFDEMTQRQPLPPVIQFNQLLQGVTKMKHYSCSIDFFKQMNALRVPVDVYTISIAIKCCCQMYHTNEGFAVLGYGFKRAVLPNVYTFNTLLNGLILEDRVPNAEMLFKKLIKEELCEPNTIMYNAMIKGLSKYDNNDTAIALLKRMDEKGCKPDVFTYSTIIDSLCKDKMVDDALNLFKEMVFHKGILPDVVTXNSLIHGLCNLCRWDEVDKILKEMEQQRISPDVHTFSILVDVLCKEGKLEEAKGVINLMIQRGKDPNVVTYNSLIDGYCLRGEMRKAKEVFDSMGFRGLVPNIVTYNSLLNGYCKKLKMEKAMHLFHEITKKGMKSDVITYNTMIHGLFRVGRCKDADELFHEMRAHNLIPDEFTYGIVLEGLCTNNQVEEALSFFYLIGDNNLNSNIIVYSSILIDGSSKSGRFDIARNLFNELSVRGLQPNVWTYNVMISGFCREGLVSEAKELFFKMEKRGCSPDDVTYRVLLQGILKYVHHDMVEMLLLEMEGKGFSLDASTVSMLLDHIKARSLDASLLKLIGKLVPKEEVDTPCFTV; encoded by the coding sequence ATGCCAGGTTGGACGAAAGCTGTGATTTTAATTATACCAGAGGCCATTCCTGTAATTTACTCTAGAATTACTAAGGCGTTTAAAATTAGGTCTCACTATAACAAAACATTGATGCTAGTAATCCCTCCAATGAATtcaaacttgtgttttattgAATCCAACTATTTGAAGCCGATTGTCGTGGTGATGTCGACTCCAAAAAACGTCGCTTCGTTCATCTACTCCCATCTCCCCAACAAATTCAGAGGTACCTTCAGTTCTCATTCTTCCCCTCTTTCTTTCAAAAATCCTTCATCCTTTTTAGAATTAGCTACCGGAATCTGTCCCTCCAAAACGATGTTAGCAACATTTCATTTAACTTCTTCACCCAGTCATGAAAGGGTTTTTAATCATCCTCCATCTATATTTGAGAAGATCACTAACCTTGATGATGCCATccaagtgttcgatgaaatgaCACAGAGACAACCTCTGCCCCCAGTGATTCAATTCAATCAGTTGTTGCAAGGTGTTACCAAAATGAAACACTATTCTTGTTCCATTGACTTTTTTAAACAAATGAATGCCCTTCGTGTTCCTGTCGATGTGTACACTATTAGCATTGCTATCAAGTGTTGCTGCCAAATGTACCATACCAATGAAGGATTTGCAGTCCTTGGCTATGGGTTTAAACGTGCTGTTTTGCCTAATGTTTACACATTTAATACACTCTTAAATGGACTCATCCTAGAAGATAGAGTCCCCAATGCGGAAATGTTATTCAAGAAGCTAATCAAAGAGGAACTTTGTGAACCTAATACAATTATGTACAACGCTATGATTAAAGGGCTTTCTAAATATGACAATAATGATACAGCCATTGCTTTGCTCAAACGAATGGATGAAAAGGGTTGTAAACCTGATGTGTTCACATATAGCACCATCATTGATAGTCTTTGCAAGGACAAAATGGTAGATGATGCTTTAAACCTCTTCAAAGAAATGGTCTTCCACAAAGGCATTCTACCTGATGTTGTCACTTAGAACTCTTTGATTCATGGTCTTTGTAACTTATGTCGTTGGGATGAGGTCGATAAAATACTCAAAGAAATGGAACAGCAAAGGATCTCCCCAGATGTTCATACTTTTAGTATATTAGTCGATGTACTTTGCAAGGAAGGTAAACTGGAAGAAGCAAAAGGTGTTATCAACTTAATGATTCAGAGAGGGAAGGATCCTAATGTAGTGACATATAATTCACTTATTGATGGGTATTGTTTGCGTGGTGAAATGAGGAAAGCAAAGGAGGTTTTTGATTCCATGGGGTTTCGAGGTCTGGTTCCTAATATTGTGACTTATAATAGTTTATTGAATGGTTATTGCAAGAAATTGAAGATGGAAAAGGCCATGCATTTGTTTCATGAAATAACTAAAAAAGGTATGAAATCCGATGTCATCACTTACAACACCATGATACATGGATTGTTTCGAGTTGGACGTTGTAAAGATGCAGATGAACTGTTTCATGAGATGCGAGCACATAATTTGATTCCAGATGAATTCACTTATGGAATAGTTTTGGAGGGTCTATGCACCAACAATCAAGTGGAGGAAGCACTCTCTTTCTTCTATTTGATAGGTGACAACAACCTAAATTCAAATATTATTGTGTACAGTAGTATACTCATTGATGGTTCAAGTAAAAGTGGGAGGTTTGATATTGCAAGGAACCTTTTCAATGAGTTAAGTGTTAGAGGTTTGCAACCGAATGTTTGGACATACAATGTAATGATTAGTGGTTTTTGTCGGGAAGGTTTAGTGAGTGAAGCGAAAGAGTTGTTTTTTAAGATGGAAAAGAGAGGTTGCTCACCAGATGATGTGACTTACCGTGTTCTTCTTCAAGGAATTTTAAAGTATGTTCATCATGATATGGTAGAGATGCTTTTATTGGAAATGGAAGGGAAAGGCTTTTCACTTGATGCTTCAACTGTATCAATGTTACTTGATCATATAAAAGCTAGATCTTTAGATGCTTCTTTGCTTAAGTTGATTGGTAAGCTTGTGCCAAAGGAAGAAGTGGACACTCCTTGTTTTACAGTGTAA
- the LOC111906659 gene encoding putative pentatricopeptide repeat-containing protein At1g12700, mitochondrial has product MTIVSSFVVSHLLYKLKGTAHSSLISFRNPSSFIELFTGFSPPKTILAPFDSTYAFNHQTVFNHSRSMSEKLTNPDDVHKLFDEMTQRKPLPSVVKFTQLLQAVTNMKHFSSSIELFKQMNAIHIPIDVYTINVVIKCCCQMHHSSEGFVVLGYGFKRAILPDVCTFSTLLNGLILEDRIFEAEKLFKKLIKEKLCEPNAIMYNTMIKGLCKFGINDTAIALLKLMDEKDCKPNVVTYNTIIDSLCKDKMVDDALKLYKEMVFQKGILPDVVTYTSLIHGLCNLCHWEEVDKMLKEMEQQRISPDVHTFNILVDALCKEGNVEDAKGVFNLMIQKGKDPDIVTYNSLIDGYCLRGEMSKAREVVDLMEFRGVVPDIITYNSLVNGYCKKLKIEEAMHLFNEITKKGMKPDVITYSTMLHGLFRVGRCKDAHGVYNDMRAHNLIPDECTYRIILEGLCNNNQVEKALSLFYLIGDNNLNSNIIVYNIVIDGAIKSGKFDIARNLFNELIVKGLTPDIWTYNTMIGGFCREGVMGEAKDLFIEMEKRGCSPNDVTYRILLQGFLKNQQHDNIEMLLLEMEGKGFSLDASTVSMLLDHIKARSLDASLLKLIGKLVPKEEPDIPCFTV; this is encoded by the coding sequence ATGACGATCGTTTCATCTTTCGTCGTCTCCCATCTCCTTTACAAATTGAAAGGTACTGCTCATTCTTCCCTTATTTCTTTCAGAAATCCTTCATCATTTATAGAATTATTTACCGGATTCTCTCCCCCCAAAACGATTTTAGCACCGTTTGATTCAACTTATGCtttcaatcatcaaacagtttTTAATCATTCTCGATCTATGTCTGAAAAGCTTACTAACCCTGACGATGTCCACAAACTGTTCGATGAAATGACACAGAGAAAACCTCTGCCATCAGTCGTTAAATTCACCCAGTTGTTGCAAGCTGTTACTAATATGAAACACTTTTCTAGTTCAATTGAGCTTTTTAAACAAATGAATGCCATTCATATACCTATCGATGTGTACACTATTAACGTTGTGATAAAGTGTTGTTGCCAAATGCACCACTCCAGTGAAGGATTTGTAGTCCTTGGCTATGGCTTCAAACGTGCTATTTTACCTGATGTCTGCACCTTTAGTACACTCTTAAATGGACTCATCTTAGAAGATAGGATTTTCGAAGCAGAAAAATTATTCAAGAAACTGATTAAAGAGAAACTTTGTGAACCTAATGCAATTATGTACAACACTatgatcaaagggctttgcaaatTTGGCATTAATGATACAGCCATTGCTTTGCTTAAACTAATGGACGAAAAGGATTGTAAACCTAATGTTGTCACATATAACACCATCATTGATAGTCTTTGCAAGGACAAAATGGTAGATGATGCTTTAAAGCTCTACAAAGAAATGGTCTTCCAAAAAGGCATTCTACCTGATGTTGTCACTTACACCTCTCTGATTCATGGCCTTTGTAACTTATGTCATTGGGAGGAGGTTGATAAAATGCTCAAAGAAATGGAACAACAAAGGATTTCCCCAGATGTTcatacttttaatatattagtgGATGCACTTTGCAAAGAAGGTAATGTTGAAGATGCAAAAGGTGTCTTCAACTTAATGATCCAAAAAGGCAAGGATCCCGATATAGTGACATACAATTCACTTATTGATGGGTATTGTTTGCGAGGCGAAATGAGCAAAGCAAGGGAAGTTGTTGATTTAATGGAATTTCGAGGTGTGGTCCCTGATATTATCACTTATAATAGTTTAGTGAATGGGTATTGCAAGAAATTGAAGATAGAAGAGGCCATGCATTTGTTTAATGAAATAACTAAAAAAGGTATGAAACCCGATGTGATCACTTACAGTACCATGCTACATGGATTGTTTCGAGTTGGACGTTGTAAAGATGCTCATGGAGTTTATAATGATATGCGAGCACACAACCTGATTCCGGATGAATGCACTTACAGAATAATTTTGGAGGGTCTATGCAACAACAATCAAGTGGAGAAAGCACTTTCTTTATTCTATTTAATAGGTGACAACAACCTAAACTCAAATATTATTGTGTACAATATAGTTATTGATGGTGCAATTAAAAGCGGGAAGTTTGATATTGCAAGGAACCTTTTCAATGAACTAATTGTTAAAGGTTTAACACCTGATATTTGGACATATAATACAATGATCGGTGGGTTTTGCCGGGAAGGTGTGATGGGGGAAGCAAAAGATTTGTTTATTGAAATGGAAAAGAGAGGCTGCTCGCCAAATGATGTGACTTACCGTATTCTTCTCCAAGGATTTCTAAAGAACCAACAACATGATAACATAGAGATGCTTTTACTGGAAATGGAAGGAAAAGGCTTCTCACTTGATGCTTCAACTGTATCAATGTTACTTGATCATATAAAAGCTAGATCTTTAGATGCTTCTTTGCTTAAGCTGATTGGTAAGCTTGTGCCAAAGGAAGAACCAGACATTCCTTGTTTTACTGTGTAA